A single window of Sporosarcina sp. 6E9 DNA harbors:
- a CDS encoding response regulator transcription factor yields MNIFIVEDDLAIFESLKFRLEQWSFTVTGPDDFEDVLTSFLIQEPHLVILDIQLPAFDGFYWCREIRAVSKVPIVFLSSRDHPMDMVMAMNMGADDYIQKPFDTDVLLAKLQALLRRTYSYGEEKPDVLEWNRAMIDMKRGVIRMDGIEVELTKNEFFILAVLVESSNEIVSRDELIRKLWDDERFVNDNTLTVNVTRLRHKLAEIGLGEAVVTKKGLGYVAITL; encoded by the coding sequence ATGAATATTTTCATTGTAGAAGACGATCTGGCTATTTTTGAATCATTAAAATTTCGACTTGAACAATGGTCATTTACTGTGACAGGTCCAGATGACTTCGAAGATGTGCTGACTTCATTTTTAATCCAAGAACCGCACCTTGTCATACTCGACATTCAACTTCCCGCATTTGACGGGTTTTATTGGTGTCGAGAAATACGTGCAGTATCTAAAGTTCCTATCGTTTTTCTATCATCCCGCGATCATCCGATGGACATGGTCATGGCGATGAATATGGGGGCAGATGATTATATTCAAAAACCTTTTGACACGGATGTGTTACTCGCTAAATTGCAAGCCCTCCTTAGAAGAACGTATTCTTATGGAGAAGAAAAACCTGATGTCCTTGAATGGAATCGTGCCATGATTGACATGAAGCGCGGCGTTATTCGCATGGATGGAATTGAAGTTGAATTGACGAAAAACGAATTTTTTATCCTGGCAGTACTCGTTGAATCAAGTAACGAGATTGTTTCCCGCGATGAGCTGATTCGAAAGTTATGGGATGACGAACGATTTGTAAATGATAATACGCTTACCGTGAACGTGACAAGGCTTCGCCACAAGCTTGCGGAAATCGGACTGGGTGAAGCAGTTGTAACGAAAAAAGGGCTAGGCTATGTCGCTATTACACTGTAG
- a CDS encoding FtsX-like permease family protein — MTALTLFDLVIRSMRKNIKHYYLYFFALIFSVVLYFVFATLQYDSSIVDRAGQSMKFDSAFKVAGGLLIFIAGIFIVYANAIFLKRRSREIGLYQLIGLNKAAVSRLLIIENTILSAGALVIGIGVGILVSRVFLLLLMKLVGYEGFIALSFSTEAILQTIIVFVAIILLTTIQMIFAVYRNTLLSLFNADKKGENPKKPKTVVSAILALLGIGLIVFGYWLSGNMLNEWLLFNMVAVLVSTILGTYLLFRITISWLFYKFRARKQGHLGLNNSLSIASLMHRMKGNANSLTIITVLSAMTLAMLAGCYSLYYSTEKESRYSMPHDFMFESNGELAAQFGEELKENGIGFTSNKIELLTVWGTFEKKVFPEWDGPMDGTYGFSIVSDQQLEKAGFQVKAPTKGKAVMHDMMYAMSMKNMKLPFDVNITSGDTDRQFRVTELGSGNVVNYVSVGFQLVIGDAYFEELKEQLPSENEDSKILDVFAVNLLDKDQLKAASKIFFQSKYIDHAEGENYAYAKDYYSMYENGIQTNGLLIFIAGFLGLVFLISTGSILYFKQMTEAEQEKQSYATLRQLGFTVKDIMKGIIRKQMFVFGLPLAIGLLHSVFAIKAASFLFMSDITVPTTIAMGLYAIIYIVFAFLTIGYYRKTVKAAL; from the coding sequence GTGACAGCGTTGACACTATTTGACCTGGTCATTCGTAGCATGCGGAAAAATATTAAACATTATTATTTATATTTCTTCGCACTCATTTTTAGTGTCGTTCTGTATTTCGTTTTTGCTACTTTGCAATATGACTCCTCGATTGTCGATCGAGCTGGACAATCAATGAAGTTTGATTCCGCTTTTAAAGTGGCTGGTGGTTTACTCATTTTTATCGCAGGGATATTTATTGTTTATGCAAATGCAATTTTTCTTAAACGACGCAGCCGTGAGATTGGTTTATATCAATTGATCGGTTTGAATAAAGCTGCCGTTTCACGCCTTCTAATTATTGAAAATACGATTCTGAGTGCGGGGGCACTCGTTATTGGAATAGGTGTAGGCATACTCGTATCGCGTGTGTTTTTACTATTGCTGATGAAGTTGGTTGGTTATGAAGGATTCATAGCCTTATCATTTTCAACAGAGGCCATTCTGCAAACAATAATTGTGTTCGTTGCGATTATTTTACTAACAACGATACAAATGATATTCGCAGTTTATCGAAACACATTGCTTAGTTTATTTAATGCAGATAAAAAAGGAGAGAATCCAAAGAAACCGAAAACAGTCGTATCAGCAATCTTGGCTCTTTTAGGAATTGGTCTAATCGTTTTTGGTTACTGGTTATCAGGGAATATGTTGAACGAATGGCTGTTGTTCAATATGGTTGCTGTCCTAGTATCGACCATTTTAGGAACGTATCTGTTGTTTCGCATCACAATTAGTTGGTTGTTTTATAAGTTTCGTGCTAGAAAACAAGGTCATCTTGGATTGAACAATAGTTTGTCAATTGCATCACTTATGCACCGCATGAAAGGAAATGCCAATTCATTAACGATCATTACTGTTTTATCTGCAATGACGCTTGCGATGTTGGCGGGTTGTTATTCACTTTATTATTCGACGGAAAAAGAGTCACGCTATTCCATGCCGCATGATTTTATGTTTGAAAGTAACGGGGAATTAGCGGCGCAATTTGGGGAAGAGCTAAAAGAGAACGGAATTGGCTTTACGAGTAATAAAATTGAGTTACTTACTGTTTGGGGTACATTCGAAAAAAAAGTTTTCCCAGAGTGGGATGGACCGATGGACGGTACGTACGGATTTTCTATTGTGAGTGATCAACAACTTGAAAAAGCCGGTTTTCAAGTTAAGGCACCTACGAAAGGAAAAGCCGTTATGCATGATATGATGTATGCGATGTCGATGAAAAATATGAAATTGCCGTTTGACGTCAACATTACTAGTGGAGATACCGACAGGCAATTTCGTGTAACGGAGTTGGGCAGTGGAAACGTTGTGAATTACGTTTCTGTAGGTTTTCAATTAGTCATCGGTGATGCGTATTTTGAAGAGTTAAAAGAACAATTGCCCTCAGAAAATGAAGATAGTAAAATTCTAGATGTATTTGCAGTTAATTTACTTGATAAAGATCAGCTCAAAGCTGCATCTAAAATATTTTTCCAATCAAAGTATATAGATCATGCCGAAGGGGAGAATTACGCCTACGCTAAAGATTACTATTCGATGTATGAGAATGGAATTCAAACTAATGGGTTACTAATCTTTATCGCTGGTTTCCTGGGCTTGGTGTTCTTAATATCCACAGGGAGCATCCTGTACTTCAAACAAATGACGGAAGCTGAACAGGAAAAACAAAGTTACGCGACGCTTCGTCAGCTTGGATTTACGGTGAAGGATATTATGAAAGGAATTATTCGTAAGCAAATGTTTGTTTTCGGATTGCCGCTTGCAATCGGTTTGTTGCATTCTGTCTTTGCGATAAAAGCAGCGTCATTCTTGTTCATGTCTGATATTACAGTACCAACGACCATTGCGATGGGATTATACGCAATCATTTACATCGTCTTTGCATTCTTGACTATAGGTTACTACCGGAAAACAGTAAAGGCAGCACTATAA
- a CDS encoding ABC transporter ATP-binding protein, protein MNKTHTSQETVLHAQNVRKSFGTRGNVQEVLKGIDLRVNKGEFVGIMGPSGAGKTTLLNVLATIDRATDGAILIDGDDISKMKDAGLSAFRRDKLGFIFQDYNLLDTLTAKENILLPISLGKVKKIEAEARFNDIATILGITDIAHKYPHEISGGQKQRTSAARALINEPSMVFADEPTGALDSKSASSLLGTMENVNKKRGVTIMMVTHDAVASSYASRVVFLKDGQIYSELYRGDKTRQAFFQDILKVQGVLGGDSVDTI, encoded by the coding sequence GTGAATAAAACACATACATCGCAAGAAACTGTATTACACGCACAAAACGTTCGTAAATCATTTGGTACAAGAGGGAATGTGCAGGAAGTATTGAAAGGAATCGATCTTCGCGTGAACAAAGGGGAATTCGTCGGCATAATGGGACCTTCGGGAGCTGGGAAAACTACGCTGTTGAATGTTCTAGCCACAATCGATCGTGCGACAGACGGTGCGATTTTGATTGACGGAGATGATATATCGAAGATGAAAGATGCTGGTTTATCGGCATTCCGTCGCGACAAACTCGGGTTCATTTTTCAAGATTATAATCTCTTGGATACATTAACCGCGAAGGAAAATATCCTTCTGCCAATTTCACTTGGAAAAGTGAAGAAAATAGAAGCAGAAGCAAGATTCAACGACATCGCAACGATTTTGGGAATTACCGACATCGCACATAAATACCCGCATGAAATATCCGGTGGCCAAAAGCAACGGACTTCGGCAGCACGCGCACTGATTAATGAACCTTCTATGGTATTTGCGGATGAGCCAACAGGAGCACTTGATTCGAAATCGGCTTCGTCGCTTTTAGGTACGATGGAAAATGTTAATAAAAAGCGTGGCGTCACGATCATGATGGTAACGCATGATGCGGTTGCTTCTAGTTACGCGAGCCGTGTTGTTTTCTTGAAAGATGGACAGATTTATTCGGAATTATACCGCGGCGACAAAACGAGACAGGCCTTTTTCCAGGACATCTTAAAAGTCCAGGGTGTTCTCGGGGGTGACAGCGTTGACACTATTTGA
- a CDS encoding HAMP domain-containing sensor histidine kinase, which yields MFIRYINDRKSWILFFIAAVGFINLIVWLDQGIAVEFTSVLYFNMLLVVSFIAFLIWRYRVETRFTKALSSLMEAGIDGWYIALPDTTFSYDEITKAMLLQAAENWSKESSEMKKVTIHEGDYIASWVHEVKTPLTAMKLTIDEHRGNPAFRKIESEWLRLHLLVDQQLSISRLASIEADYVIENTNLQKLASAEVRELASWCMDKNIAVEFEGEGVEVLTDVKWCRFIMRQLLTNAVKYSPAGGTITISTSIKPSGIASLSITDDGPGIKPHDLPRVFDKGFTGGTGRIHNAATGLGLYLAQTVAAKMGITLTVKSTTGNGTTMEIVFPTENEFDQMVLKR from the coding sequence ATGTTTATTCGCTACATAAATGACCGGAAAAGTTGGATACTCTTTTTCATAGCGGCAGTTGGATTTATTAACCTAATTGTATGGCTTGATCAAGGAATCGCAGTGGAATTTACGTCAGTGCTCTATTTTAATATGTTACTAGTGGTCTCTTTTATCGCATTTTTAATTTGGCGTTATCGAGTGGAGACGAGGTTCACCAAAGCACTTTCTTCGCTAATGGAGGCGGGAATAGATGGGTGGTATATTGCATTGCCTGACACAACTTTTTCTTATGACGAAATAACGAAGGCAATGCTTCTTCAAGCGGCAGAGAACTGGTCGAAAGAATCCTCTGAAATGAAAAAAGTAACTATCCATGAAGGGGATTACATCGCTTCCTGGGTGCATGAAGTGAAAACGCCGCTTACCGCGATGAAACTCACAATAGACGAGCATCGCGGTAATCCTGCATTTCGGAAAATCGAGTCAGAGTGGTTGCGTCTACATTTACTCGTGGACCAGCAGTTGTCAATTTCACGACTGGCGTCGATAGAAGCAGACTATGTAATTGAGAATACAAATTTGCAAAAGCTTGCTTCGGCAGAAGTGCGGGAGCTTGCTTCATGGTGCATGGATAAAAATATTGCGGTCGAGTTTGAAGGGGAAGGTGTGGAAGTGTTAACGGACGTTAAATGGTGCAGGTTTATCATGCGCCAATTATTAACGAATGCTGTTAAATACAGTCCAGCTGGCGGAACAATCACGATCTCGACAAGCATAAAACCATCGGGGATTGCAAGTTTGTCCATTACAGACGATGGCCCGGGAATAAAACCGCATGATCTTCCACGTGTTTTTGATAAAGGATTTACGGGAGGCACAGGTAGAATACATAATGCAGCGACGGGACTCGGACTCTATCTGGCTCAAACAGTCGCGGCGAAAATGGGGATTACATTAACTGTTAAATCAACAACTGGTAATGGAACAACAATGGAAATCGTGTTTCCGACTGAAAATGAGTTCGATCAAATGGTGCTTAAACGATGA
- a CDS encoding sodium:alanine symporter family protein gives MDALNWLVGPANDFLWTYVLIGFLLIIGVYFTIRTKFVQIRLFKEMFRLIFEKKESNDGVSPFQAFTISAASRVGTGNVTGVALAIGIGGPGAVFWMWMIAIIGMATAFVESTLAQVYKVKDGDTFRGGPAYYMQKALGYRKLGIVFAVLLTLCFGFIFNAVQSNTISQSFMDVFGLPDWLVGLALVILTAVIIFGGVKRIVKVTELIVPIMAIFYLLVAFYVVIVNITEIPAVFMLIIEHAFGIKEVVGGGIGVAMMQGVRRGLFSNEAGMGSVPNAAATANVSHPAKQGLVQSLGVFFDTMMICSATAFIIILAGLYSTGEQSGIILTQASMAVHVGSWAPYFVAIAIMFFAFSSIVGNYYYGETNIEFIKAHKSWMTIYRVLVLGMVMFGAMAKVSVVWNMADLFMGIMAVMNLIVIAILGRVAFKVLDDFSAQRRKGLNPVFKASSIPGLKNAECWEDSKVKDRISKL, from the coding sequence ATGGACGCGCTTAACTGGTTAGTCGGTCCTGCAAATGATTTTTTATGGACGTATGTACTCATTGGTTTTTTATTGATAATTGGTGTTTATTTCACGATTCGCACCAAATTTGTCCAGATTCGATTATTTAAAGAGATGTTCCGACTGATCTTTGAGAAAAAGGAAAGTAACGATGGGGTTTCCCCTTTTCAAGCGTTTACCATTAGTGCCGCTTCCAGAGTAGGCACTGGAAATGTGACGGGCGTAGCGCTTGCAATTGGAATTGGCGGCCCTGGGGCGGTATTTTGGATGTGGATGATTGCAATTATCGGAATGGCCACTGCTTTTGTAGAAAGTACGCTAGCACAAGTGTATAAGGTGAAGGACGGCGATACATTCCGCGGTGGACCAGCATACTACATGCAGAAAGCACTTGGATATCGCAAACTAGGAATAGTCTTTGCAGTTTTATTAACGCTATGTTTTGGATTTATCTTTAATGCGGTTCAATCGAATACGATTAGCCAATCGTTTATGGATGTTTTCGGTCTACCAGACTGGTTAGTCGGCCTTGCATTAGTTATATTAACAGCGGTTATTATTTTTGGCGGCGTGAAACGAATTGTTAAAGTCACAGAGTTAATTGTCCCAATCATGGCGATATTTTACTTATTAGTCGCCTTCTATGTTGTCATCGTAAATATTACGGAAATTCCCGCCGTCTTTATGTTGATCATTGAACATGCTTTTGGCATTAAGGAAGTCGTCGGTGGTGGTATCGGTGTAGCCATGATGCAAGGGGTGCGTCGAGGATTATTTTCTAACGAAGCTGGAATGGGAAGTGTGCCGAATGCGGCAGCTACGGCGAATGTCTCCCACCCGGCGAAACAAGGACTTGTACAAAGTTTAGGTGTGTTTTTTGATACAATGATGATTTGTTCGGCCACTGCTTTTATTATCATATTGGCTGGACTTTATTCGACTGGAGAACAAAGTGGTATTATATTAACGCAAGCCTCCATGGCAGTTCATGTTGGTTCGTGGGCGCCATATTTCGTTGCGATTGCGATCATGTTCTTCGCTTTCAGTTCGATTGTCGGAAATTATTATTACGGCGAGACGAATATTGAATTCATTAAAGCACATAAATCATGGATGACGATTTACCGCGTTTTGGTACTCGGCATGGTTATGTTCGGCGCGATGGCGAAAGTGAGCGTCGTTTGGAACATGGCGGATTTGTTCATGGGGATCATGGCTGTCATGAACTTGATTGTAATTGCGATACTTGGAAGAGTTGCATTTAAAGTGTTGGATGACTTCTCTGCGCAAAGACGTAAAGGTTTGAATCCAGTGTTTAAAGCAAGTTCCATTCCTGGCTTGAAAAACGCCGAATGCTGGGAAGATTCCAAAGTGAAAGACAGAATTTCAAAACTATAA